The genomic window GATTAGATAAGGAAATGGCATCAGTGGAGAATTCTGTAAATTTGTTCTTGAATAATCCTCTGTTTGAAACTTGGATAATACCAAGTTTGATTGCCTCAGACGGTGTTTTGAAGGAGGCTTTCAGGAATTATTTTCCAGAAGACTTTTACTTGGGCTTTCTAATTTATTCATCAAAAATGATAGATGTTTTCTCCTTGGGGGTTCCTAGAAGTGAGAGTATAAAGTATGTTCTGAATTCTCAAAATAAGATTAAGTTCTATAATGGATATCTACTTAAGGTTAGAAAACTTACAAAGGATATGGATTTTATAGATGGGTTTTTTGTTCTAGTGATTGATAAAGATAAATTTTTTAATTATCTTCTAGGAGATGACAAAAATAGCTTTGAGCTTATATACGCTGTTCAAGGGAATGAGGTAGTGTATTCCTCAAGAGAAGTTCCAAAGGATTACCTTAAGCTTAATATCTCTGCTGACTCAATTTCAATTTGGGGAAATACATTTAGGCAAAGTGTTATACCTTATGAGGATATTAATGTGGGGTTTGTTATTCCTAAGCCTAGTTGGGTCAGATGGCTCTATATTTTTGTTAAGATTTTGCTGCTTGCTGGGTTTTTTGTGGGATTTTTTTACATCAATTCTGCTATAAAAAGGAAGTTAAGGTATGCGGAAGACATGAAACAGAAGATAATAAAGGATCTGAAAAAAAGTTTTTCAGGAACTTCCTTGCCTGCTTCCGATGTAAGTATTTCCAATATGCTAGTTAAAGCGACTGAAAAGAATTTAAAATTCTTTGAAGCCTTTGTTGAACAGGATGTAAAGTCACTTAAAGAAACTAAAAAGCTCTCAATATTTAGGTAAGTTATGCCTTTGTTTGAATACTATATACCTTCTGATATAATAATAGGTAGTGATATAGAGAATAGGATAGGAGAGATTTGTAGTAAACTTGGGCAGAAAGTTGTAGTAGTTTTGGAGAATTCAAAGTATATCTATGATAACAAGGTGGGTGATAAGATTGAGAATAGTATAGGCATGTTTACTAGTGATGTGATAATTTACGATGAGATAGAGAGGAGTGCAAATAATAGTGTTAAGATAGAGAATCTCAAGGAAATAGTTGAATCCGCAAGGCCTGATGTTATAGTGGGGGTTGGAGGCTATCATGTTCTTAGTGTTGCTAAGATGGTAGCATCTATATACGATAAAATCCTTTCAGCTGATGATGTTTTCAAAAAGAGATATTCTCAATTTAGAAGGAAAAGGGTTTCATATGTTGAGGTTCCTATAACTTTTGGAGTGGTGCCAGGTTTGTCAAAGTCTTGTTTCGTGTATGATAAGGATGCAGGGTATAAGACTGTTTACAGTGATATATATTCTTATGCAGATGCTGTGATATTTGATACTTCTCTTATATCTGTTTTACCGCCCTACTACATTGGTATATTAGCTGTTGATGCTATGGCTGCAGCTTTTGATGCATTCATATCCAGAAATTCTAATCCAATATCGGATGCTTTTTCGTTTAAATCTATAGAGACTTTTTTTGTTAATATAAAAAAGTTTATAAACGAACCGAGTAATATCAACATCCTTCATAATTTATGCTATGCTGGTGTAATGGCAAGTATAGCGGTTTCTCTAAGTTCTTCGGGACTTTCTACATCAATATCACAAGCTGCAAATTCATTGCTAGATATCCCTTCAGAAAGAATATCTTCAGTTATTTTCCCTCACATAATTGACTATAATCTAACTTCGGTTCCCGGAAAGCTTATTCAGACTGCAATGGCTCTTGGTGAGAAAATTCAGGATATTACCGTCATAGAAGCTGCAATAAAATCCGCAGAGTCCATAAGAAAGCTGTTGATGGATCTTAATATACCTCTAAGGTTGTCTGAAATAGAGTATTTTGACGAGAAAAAGATAGATAAAATTTCTGATATTGCTTCAAAATATGAGTTTATGGCTTTTTTACCAAGAAGTGCTAGTAGAAATGATATAACATCCTTGTTACAAGCAGCGCTGTGACCTTACTTTGGGTATTCTATCCTTTGATGCAGTATGTAAGTTAAGGTTCCGTTAAGCTGTTTTCTGATCTCGTTTATATCCCTAAGGGTTAACTCACTTTTTGAAAGTTCGTCTGTTATTATTTGGTTATAGATAATGTTGTTTATTTCACTCTGAAGTGTTTCTAGATTTACTCTTTGGTTTGAGGTTAAAGACCTTATTCTTGCTTCAATTTTGTCACATATGAATACAATACCAGATTCCTTTGAGGTGGGGATTGGAGTTTTATATCTGAAGAATTCTATGTCTGCATTTGGGTTTTCTTTGATTGCTTTGTTGTAGAAGTATGATATTACGCTACTACCGTGGTGTTCCTGAATTATCTTCTCAATTTCAATGGGAAGTCTGAACTTTTTTGCTATCTCTTGTCCTTTCGAAGGATGTCTCTTGATTATCTCTGTGTAAGTAAACGGATCTACATCCTCTCTTGTTTTCCCCCCTATATTTTCTGTAAAGTAGTTCGGATTTTCCAGTTTGCCGATGTCGTGATATAATGCCCCTACTTTGGCCAAAAGTGAGTTTGCGCCTATTGCTTCTGCAGCAGACTCTGCAAGAATACTAACATTAAGAGAATGATAATAGTTTCCTGGAGCTTTCTCAAGAAGTTCTCTGAGTAGAAGGTTATCTAGCGATGATAACTCATACAATTTAAATGGTGTTGCTACTCTGAAGAAGTATTCATAAATGGGTAGGATTAGAAAAGCTAGAAGGATGTTTGAAAACACATTTATGAAAGAAATCACGAATATATCCACCGCTTTAGCTGGTTTTAGAAACTCTAGGTAGCTCGTCAGTAGGTAGGTTGGAAACATTAGACCAAGCATTATCATAGCTACAGCTACGAAGTCGGACCTTCTCTTTATTTTTTGCGTCATAAATGAGCCAATTACTATCAAAACTAGCCAATAGATTATGGTAGTGTAGCTTTGACTTATCATTAGAAATGTAACTAGGAGATAGTGTATTCCTACAATTAAGGTTGAGATCTTTCCGGAAATTAGCGTATTTATCAGTGCAAAGGCAACACAAAGGGAGATGAGTAGAACACTTTCTCCTAGTAATTCTTTTAGGAAAAGCTGTGGATAAAGCGATAGCATAAGAAGGCTTGCATTTATCGCTAGAATCTCAATGTGCTTTACACTTCTGAAAGTAGAGAGGAGTAGTGTAGAGAAGATTGCTAAGATTAGAATGAAAACTTCTAGAAGAAAAACCTTCACAGTGTTTTTCTTTTTCACTTCGCCAATATATCTTTTTGCAAATTCTATATCTTCCTTCTTTATCACTTCCCCCTTTTTTATTATTTCTTCGCCTTTTCTGATTTCTATTTCGGAGGGAATTTTTTTCAGTTTTAGGTATTCTCTAAACTTTGCTTCTTGGAATGCTAAGCTAAAGGTTACATTTGGGGTCATAGTATTGAATAGAACATATGCTATGGCTTCCTTGATGTATGGAGTGGTAAATTCTCCAAGTATTGTTTCTACTACTTTTCTGATTTCTTCTGCTGATGTGATTGGAAAGAATACGATTGCTTTTGGAGAAAATACATTTGTTCCCGATACTACTATAACATTTGACTTTGTGGACATTTCGGGAGGTAGCTTATTCTTATCAATTACGACTGTCTCGGAGATGATTCTAGTAAACATACTGACAACCAACTCTCTTGGAAGTTTGGAAATGACTTCAATTTGTTGAGGAGGATTTTGAGTTTTGGATAGAACTTGTATAAATTCTGTTATTCTATCTACTTCTTTTTCAGCCGATTTCTCCCTCTTTAGGACAAGAGGAAATAACTTTTTCTCATATTCTATACCATATATG from Brevinematia bacterium includes these protein-coding regions:
- a CDS encoding HDIG domain-containing metalloprotein, which codes for MNKIKLITKVKKEFVKYRLLLLALVGVLIPLPIISFFKEASNADKVIQSLQEGEIARKSIVSEIDTYVPNIYGIEYEKKLFPLVLKREKSAEKEVDRITEFIQVLSKTQNPPQQIEVISKLPRELVVSMFTRIISETVVIDKNKLPPEMSTKSNVIVVSGTNVFSPKAIVFFPITSAEEIRKVVETILGEFTTPYIKEAIAYVLFNTMTPNVTFSLAFQEAKFREYLKLKKIPSEIEIRKGEEIIKKGEVIKKEDIEFAKRYIGEVKKKNTVKVFLLEVFILILAIFSTLLLSTFRSVKHIEILAINASLLMLSLYPQLFLKELLGESVLLISLCVAFALINTLISGKISTLIVGIHYLLVTFLMISQSYTTIIYWLVLIVIGSFMTQKIKRRSDFVAVAMIMLGLMFPTYLLTSYLEFLKPAKAVDIFVISFINVFSNILLAFLILPIYEYFFRVATPFKLYELSSLDNLLLRELLEKAPGNYYHSLNVSILAESAAEAIGANSLLAKVGALYHDIGKLENPNYFTENIGGKTREDVDPFTYTEIIKRHPSKGQEIAKKFRLPIEIEKIIQEHHGSSVISYFYNKAIKENPNADIEFFRYKTPIPTSKESGIVFICDKIEARIRSLTSNQRVNLETLQSEINNIIYNQIITDELSKSELTLRDINEIRKQLNGTLTYILHQRIEYPK
- a CDS encoding iron-containing alcohol dehydrogenase, producing the protein MPLFEYYIPSDIIIGSDIENRIGEICSKLGQKVVVVLENSKYIYDNKVGDKIENSIGMFTSDVIIYDEIERSANNSVKIENLKEIVESARPDVIVGVGGYHVLSVAKMVASIYDKILSADDVFKKRYSQFRRKRVSYVEVPITFGVVPGLSKSCFVYDKDAGYKTVYSDIYSYADAVIFDTSLISVLPPYYIGILAVDAMAAAFDAFISRNSNPISDAFSFKSIETFFVNIKKFINEPSNINILHNLCYAGVMASIAVSLSSSGLSTSISQAANSLLDIPSERISSVIFPHIIDYNLTSVPGKLIQTAMALGEKIQDITVIEAAIKSAESIRKLLMDLNIPLRLSEIEYFDEKKIDKISDIASKYEFMAFLPRSASRNDITSLLQAAL